In Kineococcus sp. NBC_00420, a single genomic region encodes these proteins:
- a CDS encoding demethylmenaquinone methyltransferase, with the protein MGTPDVTNQRELADLSKRPRQVSAMFDDVAEKYDRTNDILSVGQDRLWRRAVLRAIDARPGEKVLDLAAGTGRSSEPFADRGVLTVPCDFSTGMVRTGKRRRPDLGFVVGDATRLPFADGVFDAATISFGLRNVVDPDAGLREMARVVRPGGRLVVCEFSTMPNPLLRKAYDTYLHHGLPRVAKLVSSHADAYGYLVDSIDAWPDQAGLSRRIAAAGWEQVAWRDLSFGVVAMHRAVRSAGVVT; encoded by the coding sequence GTGGGCACCCCGGACGTCACCAACCAGCGCGAGCTGGCCGACCTGAGCAAGCGGCCGCGGCAGGTCTCGGCCATGTTCGACGACGTCGCCGAGAAGTACGACCGCACCAACGACATCCTCTCGGTGGGTCAGGACCGGCTGTGGCGGCGTGCCGTGCTGCGGGCCATCGACGCCCGGCCGGGGGAGAAGGTCCTCGACCTCGCCGCCGGCACCGGGCGATCCAGCGAACCCTTCGCCGACCGCGGTGTCCTCACCGTCCCGTGCGACTTCTCCACCGGCATGGTCCGCACCGGCAAGCGCCGCCGGCCCGACCTCGGCTTCGTCGTCGGTGACGCCACGCGGCTGCCCTTCGCCGACGGGGTCTTCGACGCGGCGACGATCTCCTTCGGTCTGCGCAACGTCGTCGACCCCGACGCGGGCCTGCGCGAGATGGCCCGGGTCGTCCGCCCCGGTGGCCGCCTCGTCGTGTGCGAGTTCTCGACGATGCCGAACCCGTTGCTGCGCAAGGCCTACGACACCTACCTGCACCACGGGCTGCCGCGGGTGGCCAAGCTCGTCAGTTCGCACGCGGACGCCTACGGCTACCTCGTGGACTCCATCGACGCGTGGCCGGACCAGGCCGGGCTCTCGCGCAGGATCGCCGCCGCGGGCTGGGAGCAGGTGGCCTGGCGCGACCTCTCCTTCGGGGTGGTCGCGATGCACCGCGCGGTCCGCTCGGCCGGCGTCGTGACCTGA
- a CDS encoding SDR family NAD(P)-dependent oxidoreductase, with the protein MDATQSYAGRTALVTGASSGIGEGLAEALAARGADLVLVARRAEALHTLADRVRSTHGRRVDVLPADLGLPGAGADLQARVAELGLRIDVLVNNAGFAVSGPVASADPERLLAQVPLNCGAVVDLTSRFLPAMVQRRSGVILNVASVAALQPVPGLAVYAATKAFVLSFTEALWAEQRGSGVRVLAVCPGPTDTPFFEVAGEDSDTGLPRRTVDHVVATTMRALEGDGPSVVDGPLYKVLGAATRLLPRRALASLAGVVAKPRPGR; encoded by the coding sequence GTGGACGCGACGCAGAGCTACGCAGGACGCACGGCCCTGGTGACGGGGGCGTCGTCGGGGATCGGCGAGGGGCTGGCGGAGGCGCTGGCCGCCCGGGGCGCCGACCTCGTCCTGGTGGCCCGCCGGGCCGAGGCCCTGCACACCCTCGCGGACCGGGTCCGCAGCACGCACGGACGCCGGGTCGACGTCCTGCCCGCCGACCTCGGCCTCCCCGGCGCCGGCGCGGACCTGCAGGCACGGGTGGCGGAGCTCGGGCTGCGGATCGACGTGCTCGTCAACAACGCCGGGTTCGCGGTGTCCGGCCCGGTCGCGAGCGCTGACCCCGAGCGACTGCTGGCCCAGGTGCCGCTGAACTGCGGCGCCGTCGTCGACCTCACGTCCAGGTTCCTGCCCGCGATGGTGCAACGCCGCTCCGGGGTGATCCTCAACGTCGCGAGCGTCGCTGCGCTGCAACCGGTTCCGGGGCTGGCGGTCTACGCGGCCACGAAGGCCTTCGTGCTCAGCTTCACCGAGGCGCTGTGGGCGGAGCAGCGCGGTAGCGGGGTCCGGGTCCTCGCCGTCTGCCCCGGGCCCACGGACACCCCGTTCTTCGAGGTCGCCGGTGAGGACTCCGACACCGGGCTGCCCCGGCGCACGGTGGACCACGTCGTGGCGACGACGATGCGGGCGCTGGAGGGCGACGGGCCCTCCGTCGTCGACGGCCCGCTCTACAAGGTGCTGGGCGCGGCCACGAGGCTGCTGCCCCGGCGGGCCCTCGCCTCCCTGGCCGGCGTGGTCGCGAAACCCCGTCCGGGCCGGTGA
- a CDS encoding prolyl oligopeptidase family serine peptidase, which produces MRRFTALALAAAPLVLTATAVPAQAQTLKPADPTRAAFTLDAEVQDGGQQVVSLTIDARGLGINPRSLSDDAFSVRASGTSPDPSVPGPVLGTFEDVERPVADVRLERGGKLVIDLEDGFGTPGASTLGYSLGAGRNVELDLEYTVTQVKPLTARGVTDFRFAALEQTRVVDEEVEAFAPGEANGLAYRLFSPRERGKRPLVVWLHGGGEGGREGSYGNDLVLQANRGALGFATKEAQKAFGGAYVLAPQAPDFWLNDDARGYSAQLKGLIDEVVASHRVDTDRIYVVGASNGGYMTAQLVADNPGFFAADVPIAAVRQYGEKLVLTDAELAAMSGTPTWVVHAENDETVPFEPNGKYIAEHVDGALLSAYPDVTYDGITYDGHWSWVYVGRNDPATADGTHIWQWMAAQSL; this is translated from the coding sequence ATGAGACGTTTCACCGCACTGGCGCTCGCGGCAGCGCCGCTCGTGCTCACCGCGACCGCGGTCCCCGCCCAGGCGCAGACGCTGAAGCCGGCCGACCCCACGAGGGCCGCCTTCACCCTGGACGCCGAGGTGCAGGACGGCGGCCAGCAGGTGGTGTCCCTGACGATCGACGCGCGGGGGCTCGGCATCAACCCGAGGAGTCTGTCCGACGACGCCTTCAGCGTCCGGGCGAGCGGCACCAGCCCCGACCCCTCCGTCCCGGGCCCGGTCCTCGGCACCTTCGAGGACGTCGAGCGCCCGGTCGCCGACGTCCGGCTGGAACGTGGCGGCAAGCTCGTCATCGACCTCGAGGACGGCTTCGGCACACCGGGCGCCAGCACGCTCGGCTACTCCCTGGGCGCCGGCCGCAACGTCGAGCTCGACCTGGAGTACACCGTCACGCAGGTCAAGCCCCTCACCGCTCGCGGCGTCACCGACTTCCGCTTCGCCGCCCTCGAGCAGACCCGGGTGGTCGACGAGGAGGTCGAGGCCTTCGCACCCGGGGAGGCGAACGGGCTCGCCTACCGCCTCTTCTCCCCGCGCGAGCGCGGCAAGCGCCCGCTCGTCGTGTGGCTGCACGGCGGCGGTGAGGGCGGCCGGGAAGGCTCCTACGGCAACGACCTCGTGCTGCAGGCCAACCGCGGCGCCCTCGGCTTCGCGACGAAGGAGGCGCAGAAGGCCTTCGGCGGGGCGTACGTCCTCGCGCCGCAGGCCCCCGACTTCTGGCTCAACGACGACGCCCGCGGTTACTCCGCGCAGCTCAAGGGCCTCATCGACGAGGTGGTCGCCTCGCACCGCGTCGACACCGACCGCATCTACGTCGTCGGGGCGTCGAACGGCGGGTACATGACGGCGCAGCTCGTCGCCGACAACCCCGGCTTCTTCGCCGCGGACGTCCCCATCGCCGCCGTCCGGCAGTACGGCGAGAAGCTCGTGCTCACCGACGCCGAGCTCGCCGCGATGAGCGGCACGCCGACGTGGGTCGTCCACGCCGAGAACGACGAGACCGTGCCGTTCGAGCCCAACGGGAAGTACATCGCCGAGCACGTCGACGGCGCGCTGCTGAGCGCCTACCCGGACGTCACGTACGACGGCATCACGTACGACGGGCACTGGTCGTGGGTCTACGTCGGCCGCAACGACCCCGCGACGGCGGACGGCACGCACATCTGGCAGTGGATGGCCGCCCAGAGCCTCTGA
- a CDS encoding polyprenyl synthetase family protein, with amino-acid sequence MNTSLNTPTATPTATPTATPANGLPTTDPALENALREALDVVEDRLRLAVGNADPIADAASRHLVEAGGKRVRPMLTVLGAHLAEPERAELPGEVVDAAIVCELTHLASLYHDDVMDEAPTRRGVPAAQHQWNNNVAILTGDLLFARASNVVAGLGPEAVRVQAETFERLCLGQLHETVGPRAGEDAVAHYLDVLSDKTASLIATAGRFGALFGGGSGEVVTAMIRYGEAVGVAFQLADDVLDLTSDTDESGKRPGTDLREGVPTLPVLLVRRAAADGDLAAARIVALLDSGHLDDDDVLAEAVAALRAHPGTDAARATAREWAQRATSHLTALADSPARRALETYAATVADRVA; translated from the coding sequence GTGAACACCTCGCTGAACACCCCCACGGCCACCCCCACGGCCACCCCCACGGCCACCCCCGCGAACGGGCTCCCCACGACCGACCCCGCGCTGGAGAACGCCCTGCGCGAGGCGCTCGACGTCGTCGAGGACCGGCTGCGACTCGCCGTCGGCAACGCCGACCCGATCGCCGACGCGGCCTCGCGCCACCTCGTCGAGGCCGGTGGCAAGCGCGTCCGGCCGATGCTCACCGTCCTCGGCGCGCACCTGGCCGAGCCGGAACGCGCGGAACTGCCCGGCGAGGTCGTCGACGCGGCGATCGTCTGCGAGCTCACCCACCTGGCCTCGCTGTACCACGACGACGTCATGGACGAGGCCCCCACGCGGCGCGGAGTGCCTGCGGCGCAACACCAGTGGAACAACAACGTCGCGATCCTGACCGGCGACCTGCTCTTCGCCCGCGCCTCCAACGTCGTCGCCGGCCTCGGGCCGGAGGCCGTCCGGGTGCAGGCCGAGACCTTCGAGCGGCTCTGCCTGGGGCAGCTGCACGAGACCGTCGGCCCGCGCGCCGGCGAGGACGCCGTGGCGCACTACCTCGACGTCCTCAGCGACAAGACGGCGTCGCTCATCGCCACGGCCGGTCGCTTCGGCGCGCTGTTCGGCGGTGGGTCGGGCGAGGTCGTCACGGCGATGATCCGCTACGGCGAGGCCGTCGGGGTCGCCTTCCAGCTCGCCGACGACGTCCTCGACCTGACCAGCGACACCGACGAGTCCGGCAAGCGTCCCGGCACGGACCTGCGCGAGGGGGTCCCGACCCTGCCGGTGCTGCTCGTGCGGCGCGCCGCGGCCGACGGCGACCTGGCCGCGGCCCGGATCGTCGCGCTCCTCGACTCCGGCCACCTCGACGACGACGACGTGCTGGCCGAGGCCGTCGCCGCGTTGCGCGCGCACCCCGGCACCGACGCCGCGCGGGCCACCGCGCGGGAGTGGGCGCAGCGGGCCACGAGCCACCTGACCGCGCTGGCGGACTCACCCGCCCGCAGGGCGCTGGAGACCTACGCGGCCACCGTCGCCGACCGCGTGGCCTGA
- a CDS encoding putative quinol monooxygenase, which produces MIVINVKWPVKPELADAWPELVAEFTAAVRAEPGNVSFDWSRSAEDPDTWFLLECFRDAEAGAAHVASDHFRKAISEMPDRVSAQPQIIFVEAPDVAGWGPMGEVRPR; this is translated from the coding sequence GTGATCGTCATCAACGTGAAGTGGCCCGTGAAGCCCGAACTGGCCGACGCCTGGCCCGAGCTGGTCGCGGAGTTCACGGCCGCGGTGCGCGCGGAACCCGGCAACGTCTCCTTCGACTGGTCGCGCTCGGCCGAGGACCCCGACACCTGGTTCCTGCTCGAGTGCTTCCGCGACGCCGAGGCCGGCGCCGCGCACGTGGCCTCGGACCACTTCCGGAAGGCCATCTCGGAGATGCCCGACCGGGTCAGCGCCCAGCCGCAGATCATCTTCGTGGAGGCCCCCGACGTGGCCGGCTGGGGTCCGATGGGCGAGGTCCGGCCGCGGTGA
- a CDS encoding ATP-dependent DNA ligase: MDLPLNPPVEPMLAKAAKSVPRQPDGAPAWLYEPKWDGFRCIVFRDGDEVELQSRGEKSLSRYFPEVVAAVLAELPPRCVVDGELFVPRPGGGRLAWELLSQRIHPAASRIAKLAEETPAQFVAFDLLALDDEDLTPQPTSVRRERLVAALADCGPSTHVTTATFDADLAVRWFTRFEGAGLDGVVAKPLDAPYQQKERVMTKVKHRRTAECVVVGYRPHKSLPGIGSMLLGLHTDDGMAFVGGAAAFTTARRAELLEQLSQLRTGEENVQGEKNRWNARVDDSWVPVRQALVCEVEYDQLEGYRFRHNPRFLRWRPDKAPEDCRLDQLETPTDYDLADVLSGASGSRS, encoded by the coding sequence ATGGACCTGCCGCTGAACCCGCCCGTCGAGCCGATGCTCGCCAAGGCGGCGAAGAGCGTCCCGCGCCAGCCCGACGGTGCCCCGGCCTGGCTCTACGAGCCGAAGTGGGACGGGTTCCGTTGCATCGTCTTCCGCGACGGCGACGAGGTCGAGCTGCAGTCGCGCGGGGAGAAGTCGCTGTCCCGCTACTTCCCCGAGGTCGTCGCCGCGGTGCTCGCGGAACTGCCCCCGCGCTGCGTCGTCGACGGCGAACTGTTCGTCCCCCGCCCCGGTGGCGGTCGCCTGGCCTGGGAACTGCTGTCCCAGCGCATCCACCCCGCCGCGAGCCGGATCGCCAAGCTCGCCGAGGAGACCCCCGCGCAGTTCGTCGCCTTCGACCTGCTGGCCCTCGACGACGAGGACCTCACCCCCCAGCCCACGTCGGTGCGCCGGGAACGACTCGTGGCGGCGCTCGCCGACTGCGGTCCGAGCACCCACGTGACGACGGCGACGTTCGACGCCGACCTCGCGGTCCGGTGGTTCACGAGGTTCGAGGGCGCGGGGCTGGACGGGGTCGTCGCGAAACCGCTGGACGCCCCGTACCAGCAGAAGGAACGGGTGATGACGAAGGTGAAGCACCGGCGCACCGCCGAGTGCGTCGTCGTCGGCTACCGCCCGCACAAGAGCCTCCCGGGGATCGGGTCGATGCTGCTCGGGTTGCACACCGACGACGGGATGGCCTTCGTCGGCGGCGCGGCGGCGTTCACGACGGCCCGGCGGGCGGAACTCCTGGAGCAGTTGTCGCAGCTGCGCACCGGCGAGGAGAACGTCCAGGGCGAGAAGAACCGGTGGAACGCGCGGGTGGACGACTCCTGGGTCCCGGTCCGCCAGGCACTCGTCTGCGAGGTCGAGTACGACCAGCTCGAGGGGTACCGGTTCCGGCACAACCCGCGGTTCCTGCGGTGGCGGCCGGACAAGGCCCCCGAGGACTGCCGCCTGGACCAGCTCGAGACGCCGACCGACTACGACCTCGCGGACGTGCTGTCGGGAGCGTCCGGGAGCAGGTCGTGA
- a CDS encoding geranylgeranyl reductase family protein, with protein sequence MTVDTQDADVLVVGAGPAGSTLARHLATAGRRVLVLEKSSFPREKVCGDGLTPRAVHELDLLGVKTPAEDGWRQNKGLRLLGGGVRLQVPWPEISDFPGYGLVATRSRFDQTLAEHARAGGATILERTSVTGPVLDERTGHVVGVTARPVDEKGRKAGEESTYRAPVVVAADGVGGRLALAMGLAKRDDRPLGIAVRTYFTSPRHDDDWMEAWMELRESDSSTGPLLPGYGWVFGVGDGTSNVGLGVLDPGSGAIDYRDLLRRWTAAMPPEWRFREEDQVGPIRGAALPMAFNRTPHYTRGLVVVGDAGGMVNPFNGEGIAYAMQSARFAAHAVDDALSAGDPRARERALQAYPAAVRADLGGYYTLGRVFVSLIGHPEVMRIATRFGLPRPGLMKLVVKLLANLADPTSKDAADRVVVALKRLAPAA encoded by the coding sequence GTGACCGTGGACACGCAGGACGCCGACGTGCTGGTCGTCGGGGCCGGCCCGGCCGGTTCGACGCTGGCCCGCCACCTGGCGACCGCGGGACGCCGCGTCCTGGTGCTGGAGAAGTCGTCGTTCCCGCGCGAGAAGGTCTGCGGCGACGGACTCACCCCCCGCGCCGTGCACGAGCTGGACCTGCTCGGCGTGAAGACCCCCGCCGAGGACGGCTGGCGGCAGAACAAGGGCCTGCGCCTGCTCGGTGGTGGGGTGCGCCTGCAGGTGCCGTGGCCCGAGATCTCCGACTTCCCCGGCTACGGGCTGGTGGCGACCCGCTCGCGCTTCGACCAGACGCTGGCCGAGCACGCGCGCGCGGGCGGCGCCACGATCCTCGAACGCACCTCGGTGACCGGCCCCGTCCTCGACGAGCGCACCGGTCACGTCGTCGGCGTCACCGCGCGACCCGTCGACGAGAAGGGCCGCAAGGCGGGCGAGGAGAGCACCTACCGCGCGCCGGTGGTGGTCGCGGCCGACGGCGTCGGCGGTCGCCTCGCGCTCGCGATGGGTCTGGCCAAGCGCGACGACCGTCCGCTGGGCATCGCCGTCCGCACCTACTTCACCAGTCCCCGTCACGACGACGACTGGATGGAGGCGTGGATGGAGCTGCGCGAGAGCGACAGCTCCACCGGTCCGCTGCTGCCCGGCTACGGCTGGGTCTTCGGGGTCGGCGACGGCACCTCCAACGTCGGGCTGGGCGTGCTGGACCCCGGGTCCGGGGCGATCGACTACCGCGATCTGCTGCGCCGCTGGACGGCCGCGATGCCGCCGGAGTGGCGCTTCCGGGAGGAGGACCAGGTCGGCCCGATCCGCGGTGCCGCGCTGCCGATGGCCTTCAACCGCACCCCGCACTACACCCGTGGCCTCGTCGTGGTCGGCGACGCGGGCGGCATGGTCAACCCGTTCAACGGCGAGGGCATCGCCTACGCGATGCAGTCGGCGCGCTTCGCCGCCCACGCCGTCGACGACGCCCTGTCGGCGGGCGATCCGCGGGCGCGCGAGCGGGCGCTGCAGGCCTACCCGGCTGCGGTTCGCGCGGACCTGGGTGGGTACTACACCCTGGGTCGTGTGTTCGTCTCCCTCATCGGCCACCCCGAGGTCATGCGCATCGCGACGCGCTTCGGCCTGCCGCGCCCGGGGTTGATGAAGCTCGTCGTGAAGCTCCTGGCCAACCTGGCCGATCCCACGTCGAAGGACGCCGCCGACCGCGTGGTCGTGGCGCTGAAGCGATTGGCCCCTGCCGCGTGA
- a CDS encoding four-carbon acid sugar kinase family protein encodes MSVKTVVLDDDPTGTQSATGVQVLLESDADRLEAALRDADGVYVQTNSRALDEASAVALVARIRADALEAGARLGVEVRFVLRGDSTLRGHVFAETGVFAGAEDVVLFVPAFPAGGRTTIGGVHLVRTADGDVPAGETEYAGDPVFGFRSSALVDYVAEKSPRTGVGVPLDVVRDPARLAQRFAQAPVGSVLVPDVETDRDVSALADAVRGAARGIVVRCAAPLAAELAGVVSAGYLPRPLVADRPRVLVVCGSHTAGAQAQLDVLGQEWGAFEPVATGDALDDPVWAGRELGERAGRVLARQGLVAIASERVRMSDHGTLAHGEAVMTALTTAVADLLPHVDAVVSKGGITAAEVARTGIGATSAFVEGQVAAGISVWVMRTRDGREVRQVVVPGNVGGPDAIADAVAALGVTAR; translated from the coding sequence GTGAGCGTGAAGACCGTCGTCCTCGACGACGACCCCACCGGGACCCAGTCCGCGACGGGGGTGCAGGTCCTGCTGGAGTCCGACGCCGACCGCCTCGAGGCGGCCCTGCGCGACGCGGACGGCGTCTACGTGCAGACCAACTCCCGTGCCCTCGACGAGGCGTCCGCCGTCGCGCTGGTCGCCCGGATCCGGGCCGACGCCCTCGAGGCCGGCGCCCGGCTGGGGGTCGAGGTGCGGTTCGTGCTCCGCGGGGACTCCACGCTGCGCGGGCACGTCTTCGCCGAGACCGGGGTGTTCGCGGGCGCCGAGGACGTCGTCCTCTTCGTCCCGGCCTTCCCGGCGGGGGGACGGACCACGATCGGCGGGGTGCACCTCGTCCGCACCGCGGACGGTGACGTGCCCGCGGGGGAGACGGAGTACGCGGGCGACCCCGTCTTCGGCTTCCGCAGCTCCGCGCTGGTCGACTACGTCGCCGAGAAGTCCCCCCGCACCGGCGTCGGGGTCCCGCTCGACGTCGTCCGCGACCCCGCGCGGTTGGCGCAGCGGTTCGCGCAGGCCCCGGTGGGTTCGGTGCTGGTCCCCGACGTCGAGACGGACCGGGACGTGAGCGCCCTCGCCGACGCCGTGCGGGGGGCCGCGCGCGGGATCGTCGTGCGGTGCGCGGCACCGCTGGCCGCCGAGCTCGCGGGGGTCGTGAGCGCCGGGTACCTGCCGCGGCCGCTGGTCGCGGACCGGCCGCGGGTCCTCGTCGTCTGCGGGTCGCACACGGCGGGGGCGCAGGCCCAGCTGGACGTGCTCGGGCAGGAGTGGGGTGCCTTCGAGCCGGTCGCGACCGGCGACGCGCTGGACGACCCCGTCTGGGCGGGTCGGGAGCTCGGAGAGCGCGCGGGACGGGTGCTGGCGCGCCAGGGGCTCGTCGCCATCGCCAGCGAGCGGGTCCGGATGTCCGACCACGGCACCCTCGCCCACGGCGAGGCCGTGATGACCGCGCTGACCACCGCCGTCGCCGACCTGCTGCCGCACGTCGACGCCGTCGTCAGCAAGGGCGGGATCACCGCGGCGGAGGTCGCCCGCACCGGGATCGGCGCGACCAGCGCGTTCGTCGAGGGCCAGGTCGCGGCCGGGATCTCGGTGTGGGTGATGCGGACCCGGGACGGCCGCGAGGTCCGCCAGGTCGTCGTGCCCGGCAACGTGGGCGGCCCGGACGCCATCGCCGACGCGGTCGCCGCCCTCGGTGTCACCGCCCGGTGA
- a CDS encoding methyl-accepting chemotaxis protein, translating to MSSTAAPRTTRVFADRSVRTKVLSALGALALVTVGVSGGALWALDGGSQRADDLYTDSVVGLTALGRVHQEELKTRMLVATHAATPDAEGKAKVVEKIAASDAELDDWAAKYSASPLADAADWKVFTDTWAQWRQARDAQLIPLSNSGDLAGWASANADVTQPLVSKAADALDAIEAAEDAAAKDYAVTTQRDADDSRNAIVIGLVVGLGLATALGLAVVRSIVRPLHAVSASLDAMAAGDLTVEARVDSTDEVGQMAASLERARASVRGTVAAIATSSASLSLASTQLAADSERIGVTAGETAAVAAGAADTAAIVSASVATVAMGATEMQAAIRDIASGASEATAVAARANDLAGRAGETVARLGVSSTQIGDVVKAITAIAEQTNLLALNATIEAARAGEAGKGFAVVAGEVKELSAQTARATEDIASRVGSIQTDTAEAVRAIESIAEVIGEISNHQTTIASAVEEQYATTAEMSRSVGEAAAGSGSIADGIRGITGSAETTAAVVSGTRAATDDLHRMAGELSELVHRFRV from the coding sequence ATGTCGAGCACCGCGGCTCCACGCACCACCCGCGTCTTCGCCGACCGCAGCGTGCGCACCAAGGTGCTCAGCGCGCTCGGTGCGCTGGCCCTGGTGACCGTCGGGGTCAGCGGCGGGGCCCTCTGGGCGCTGGACGGCGGCAGCCAGCGCGCCGACGACCTCTACACGGACAGCGTCGTGGGCCTCACCGCCCTGGGGCGCGTGCACCAGGAGGAGCTCAAGACGCGCATGCTCGTCGCGACGCACGCCGCGACGCCGGACGCCGAGGGCAAGGCGAAGGTCGTCGAGAAGATCGCCGCCAGCGACGCGGAGCTCGACGACTGGGCCGCGAAGTACTCCGCCTCGCCGCTGGCCGACGCGGCCGACTGGAAGGTCTTCACCGACACCTGGGCCCAGTGGCGCCAGGCGCGCGACGCGCAGCTGATCCCGCTGTCGAACTCCGGCGACCTGGCCGGCTGGGCGAGCGCGAACGCCGACGTGACGCAGCCGCTGGTGAGCAAGGCGGCCGACGCGCTGGACGCCATCGAGGCCGCCGAGGACGCGGCCGCCAAGGACTACGCGGTGACGACCCAGCGGGACGCCGACGACTCCCGCAACGCCATCGTCATCGGCCTGGTGGTGGGCCTCGGGCTGGCCACCGCCCTGGGTCTGGCCGTCGTCCGCTCCATCGTCCGGCCGCTGCACGCGGTGTCGGCCTCGCTCGACGCGATGGCCGCCGGGGACCTGACCGTCGAGGCGCGCGTCGACTCGACCGACGAGGTCGGCCAGATGGCCGCCTCCCTGGAGCGGGCCCGCGCCAGCGTCCGCGGGACCGTCGCGGCGATCGCGACGTCGTCGGCGTCGCTGTCCCTGGCCTCCACCCAGCTCGCCGCCGACAGCGAGCGCATCGGCGTCACCGCGGGCGAGACCGCGGCCGTCGCCGCCGGCGCGGCCGACACCGCGGCCATCGTCTCCGCGAGCGTCGCGACCGTCGCGATGGGGGCGACCGAGATGCAGGCCGCCATCCGCGACATCGCCTCCGGCGCCTCCGAGGCCACCGCCGTCGCCGCCCGGGCCAACGACCTCGCCGGTCGCGCCGGGGAGACCGTCGCCCGCCTGGGCGTGAGCTCCACCCAGATCGGTGACGTCGTGAAGGCGATCACCGCGATCGCCGAGCAGACGAACCTGCTGGCCCTCAACGCGACCATCGAGGCCGCCCGGGCCGGTGAGGCGGGCAAGGGCTTCGCCGTCGTCGCCGGTGAGGTCAAGGAACTGTCCGCGCAGACCGCCCGCGCCACCGAGGACATCGCCTCCCGCGTCGGCTCCATCCAGACCGACACCGCCGAGGCGGTCCGGGCCATCGAGAGCATCGCCGAGGTCATCGGCGAGATCAGCAACCACCAGACGACGATCGCCTCGGCCGTCGAGGAGCAGTACGCGACGACCGCGGAGATGAGCCGCAGCGTCGGCGAGGCCGCCGCGGGTTCGGGCTCGATCGCCGACGGGATCCGCGGGATCACGGGGTCGGCGGAGACCACCGCCGCCGTCGTCTCCGGTACCCGCGCCGCGACCGACGACCTGCACCGCATGGCCGGCGAGCTCAGCGAACTGGTGCACCGCTTCCGCGTCTGA
- a CDS encoding DNA polymerase domain-containing protein: MSPKPPAEEIDVDGIPVRLTSPDKTYYPELGEQGSKRAVVEHYRLVAPALLDALRERPTYLQRFPDGIEGEEVYQKRVPKFAPDYVDTVHVTFPSGRSADAIRPTNTATVVWGAQQAAITFHPWHCTAPDVDHPDEFRVDLDPQPGTGFTQAKRVARDVLHPLLTELGYEGFVKTSGGRGVHVFVTIEPRWTFTEVRRAVIALAREVERRAGGLVSSAWWKEERGETVFVDYNQNARDRTMASAYSLRRTPRATVSTPLTWAELGTDVDPDDFTLATFPERFAAVGDLWAERRSTLHSLEPLLALADRDEGNGLGDLPYPPSYPKMPGEPKRVQPSRARKDPTPPDP; this comes from the coding sequence GTGAGCCCGAAACCGCCCGCGGAGGAGATCGACGTCGACGGCATCCCCGTGCGGCTCACCTCCCCCGACAAGACGTACTACCCGGAACTGGGCGAGCAGGGGTCCAAACGTGCCGTCGTCGAGCACTACCGGCTCGTGGCCCCCGCCCTGCTGGACGCGCTGCGCGAACGCCCGACCTACCTGCAGCGCTTCCCGGACGGGATCGAGGGCGAGGAGGTCTACCAGAAGCGGGTGCCGAAGTTCGCGCCCGACTACGTCGACACCGTGCACGTGACGTTCCCCTCGGGCCGTTCCGCGGACGCGATCCGGCCGACCAACACCGCGACGGTGGTCTGGGGCGCGCAACAGGCGGCGATCACGTTCCACCCCTGGCACTGCACCGCCCCCGACGTGGACCACCCCGACGAGTTCCGCGTCGACCTCGACCCCCAACCCGGGACGGGTTTCACGCAGGCGAAGCGGGTGGCCCGCGACGTGCTGCACCCGTTGCTGACGGAACTCGGGTACGAGGGTTTCGTCAAGACCTCCGGCGGACGGGGCGTGCACGTGTTCGTGACGATCGAACCCCGGTGGACGTTCACCGAGGTCCGTCGCGCGGTGATCGCCCTGGCCCGCGAGGTCGAGCGTCGCGCCGGGGGCCTCGTGTCGTCCGCGTGGTGGAAGGAGGAACGCGGCGAGACGGTGTTCGTGGACTACAACCAGAACGCCCGTGACCGCACGATGGCCAGCGCCTACTCGCTGCGTCGCACCCCCCGCGCGACGGTCTCGACGCCGTTGACCTGGGCCGAGCTGGGGACGGACGTGGACCCGGACGACTTCACCCTGGCGACGTTCCCGGAACGCTTCGCCGCCGTCGGGGACCTGTGGGCCGAGCGCCGCTCGACCCTGCACTCCCTGGAACCGCTGCTCGCGCTCGCCGACCGCGACGAGGGGAACGGTCTCGGCGACCTCCCCTACCCCCCGAGCTACCCCAAGATGCCGGGGGAGCCCAAGCGCGTCCAGCCCTCCCGCGCCCGCAAGGACCCCACCCCGCCCGACCCGTGA